The genome window CGCTTGGGGCGTCATGCGTACCGGCCGTCTGGGCAGCGCCTGGCGCGTGCTCGTCGCCGTCGACCCGACGACGCTGGAGCCGACGCAGCGCGCCCAGCACGGCACCCTGCTGCTCACCTGCCAGCTCGCGGTCGGCGAGGTCGACGCCGCCTCCGGCACCGCGGCAGCGCTCGCGGCGCTGCCTGAGGTCGACGCCGGGGCGGTCACCGCCATCCAGCTCGCCCAGGGCGAGCTCGCCACCGCCCTCGGCGACCACGAGACCGCCCTCCGCCACTTCGAAGCCGCCGGTACGTCGGCCGGTGCGGACGATCCCGACCTGGAGCCCTGGCGCTCCGGCGCCGCCGTCGCCTCGGTGCGCACCGGTGACCGCACCCGTGCCGTCGAGCTGGCCCGCGAGGAGCTCTCCCACGCCGAGGAGTCCGTCGACCTGCACAGGCTCGCCGTGTCCCTGCGCACCCTCGGCACCGTCGACCCGTCCGTCGACCCCATCCGCACGCTCCAGCGTGCGCTCGGTCTCGCCCGGCACACCGACGACCTGCGCCTCATCGCCCAGATCAGCACCGACCTCGCCGGCCTGATGCTCCTCACCTCGAACGAGGCCGGCCGCGACGAGCTGCTCGAGCTGCTCCGTCCGGCCGAGGCCTTCGCCGCGACCGAGGGACTGCGACCGCTGCAGGGCCGGGTCTCCCGACTCCTCGAGCGAGTGGCGCCCGACGGTGACGGAGGGGGTGACGGTGCGGCTGTCGGCGTACCGGCACTGGAACAGCTGACCAGCGCCGAGCAGCGAGTCGCACGGCTCGCCGCCAACGGCATGAGCAACCGCGAGATCGCCCACCAGCTCGCCGTCACGGTCAAGGGTGTCGAGTGGCACCTGTCCCGGGTCTACCGCAAGCTCGGCATCGGCTCGCGCACGAGCCTCGGCTCGATGCTCGACGCCGGCTGAGCGCACGCAGACGAACAGGGGCCCGACGATGTCGGGCCCCTGCCGGCTCCTGCCCTCGCCGGGCAAAGGGGGGGTCTGCCCGATGAAAGCGGAGCGGGCCCCAGTCTGCATGGGGTCAGACGTGGGGCCCTGGTCGAAAAGCGGAGTGCTCCCTCCTCAAGTCGACTCTCCCCACCTTACGTCACGAGGAACCCGCTGTCGAAGGAAAGGTGGCGAGTGGCAGGCTTACGGATATGACCGGTATGGACCTCGTCTCAGGCAGGACTGGACTCTTCATCAACGGCGAGTGGCGCGATGCCGAAGGGGGCGAGTCCTTCGCGGTCTACGACCCCGCGGATGCCTCCGTCCTGGCCCGCGTCGCGGACGGCAGTACCAATGACGTGATCGACGCGCTCGACGCCGCCGTGGCCGCCCAGGCCTCCTGGGCGGCGAGCGCTCCGCGCGATCGGGGCGAGATCCTGCGCAAGGCCTTCGAGCTGATCAACGCGCGGGCCGACGACTTCGCCGAGCTGATGAGCCTGGAGATGGGCAAGCCCGTCGCCGAGGCCAAGGGCGAGGTGACGTACGGCAACGAGTTCTTCCGGTGGTTCAGCGAGGAGGCCGTACGGATCCACGGCCGCTGGATGAACAACCCCGCCGGCACGTCGCGGCTGCTCACGATCCGCAAGCCCGTCGGGCCCTGTTACTTCATCACGCCGTGGAACTTCCCGCTCGCCATGGGCACCCGCAAGATCGGTCCCGCCATCGCAGCCGGCTGCACCATGGTCGTGAAGCCGGCCGAGCTGACGCCCCTGACGATGCTGGCGCTGGCCGACGTCCTCACCGAGGCCGGACTCCCCGCCGGCGTACTCAACGTTGTTCCGACCACGTCGGCAGCCGACCAGTCGAAGGCGATCATGGCCGACGACCGGCTGCGCAAGGTCTCCTTCACCGGTTCCACTCCCGTGGGCAAGCTGCTCGTGAAGCAGTCGGCCGACCAGCTCCAGCGGGTCTCGATGGAGCTCGGCGGCAACGCGCCGTTCCTCGTCTTCGAGGACGCCGACCTCGACGCGGCCGTCGAGGGCGCGATGCTCGCCAAGATGCGCAACATGGG of Nocardioides sp. Kera G14 contains these proteins:
- a CDS encoding NAD-dependent succinate-semialdehyde dehydrogenase: MTGMDLVSGRTGLFINGEWRDAEGGESFAVYDPADASVLARVADGSTNDVIDALDAAVAAQASWAASAPRDRGEILRKAFELINARADDFAELMSLEMGKPVAEAKGEVTYGNEFFRWFSEEAVRIHGRWMNNPAGTSRLLTIRKPVGPCYFITPWNFPLAMGTRKIGPAIAAGCTMVVKPAELTPLTMLALADVLTEAGLPAGVLNVVPTTSAADQSKAIMADDRLRKVSFTGSTPVGKLLVKQSADQLQRVSMELGGNAPFLVFEDADLDAAVEGAMLAKMRNMGEACTAANRFLVHSSVAAEFGEKLAERMGALRVGRGQDDGVDVGPLIEEKAVDSVSQLVTDAVHDGAKVLTGGNAPDGPGYFYNPTVLLDVHPESEINSQEIFGPVAAIATFDTEEQAISRANDTEYGLASYAYTRDLARTIRLAEQLEYGMVGVNTGLISNPAAPFGGMKQSGFGREGGFEGIEEYLETTYVSLPPF
- a CDS encoding helix-turn-helix transcriptional regulator; translated protein: MNTTAPYLTLPRPTSFYRGGLADAWGVMRTGRLGSAWRVLVAVDPTTLEPTQRAQHGTLLLTCQLAVGEVDAASGTAAALAALPEVDAGAVTAIQLAQGELATALGDHETALRHFEAAGTSAGADDPDLEPWRSGAAVASVRTGDRTRAVELAREELSHAEESVDLHRLAVSLRTLGTVDPSVDPIRTLQRALGLARHTDDLRLIAQISTDLAGLMLLTSNEAGRDELLELLRPAEAFAATEGLRPLQGRVSRLLERVAPDGDGGGDGAAVGVPALEQLTSAEQRVARLAANGMSNREIAHQLAVTVKGVEWHLSRVYRKLGIGSRTSLGSMLDAG